Proteins co-encoded in one Brassica oleracea var. oleracea cultivar TO1000 chromosome C4, BOL, whole genome shotgun sequence genomic window:
- the LOC106340785 gene encoding transcription factor bHLH100-like, which translates to MCALVPPLFPHFDWPCGDQSFYYVNDDLTNTFLDFPLPDLEVAHRNVSSEGHGILEVKNQVVMKKLNHNASERERRKKINTMFSSLRSCLPASDQSKKLSVSATVSHALNYIPELQEQVKQLIKKKDDLSFQISGQKDLVYADQNGNPEKGGTRYASTVSATRLGETEVIMVQISSLQTVKCSFGNLLGGIEEDGLVLMDASSSRSQGERLFYTYFRWIIAI; encoded by the exons ATGTGTGCACTCGTCCCTCCATTATTTCCCCATTTCGACTGGCCTTGTGGAGACCAGAGCTTCTATTATGTAAACGACGACCTAACCAACACGTTTCTTGATTTTCCGTTGCCGGACTTGGAGGTGGCTCATCGGAATGTGTCGTCGGAGGGACATGGAATCTTAGAGGTAAAGAATCAGGTCGTGATGAAGAAGCTTAATCACAACGCGAGTGAGCGTGAGCGTCGCAAAAAGATCAACACTATGTTCTCATCTCTTCGTTCTTGTCTTCCAGCTTCCGATCAATCG AAGAAGTTAAGTGTTTCCGCAACAGTTTCACATGCATTGAACTACATACCAGAGCTGCAAGAGCAAGTCAAGCAGCTCATAAAGAAGAAAGATGACCTCTCTTTCCAAATCTCGGGTCAAAAGGATCTGGTTTACGCTGACCAAAACGGTAATCCAGAGAAAGGGGGCACACGTTATGCATCAACTGTATCTGCGACTAGGCTCGGTGAAACAGAAGTAATAATGGTCCAAATTTCATCGTTACAGACTGTAAAGTGTTCGTTTGGAAATTTACTGGGTGGAATAGAAGAAGATGGGTTGGTTCTTATGGATGCTTCATCTTCAAGGTCTCAAGGAGAGAGACTCTTTTACACTTATTTCAGATGGATAATTGCAATCTGA
- the LOC106337811 gene encoding glutathione S-transferase T3-like → MISSRLSVSLLDDSAMNLSASRGVDPLEDRGTSHLSLSTAHLSQGPSSPLRNQKQDGLSKRRRFVKQDDYNEGSVILVCNTDSVSQSSPQVPFTDDSNFCEDSQVGPKERRTWTPSDDVVLISSWLNTSKDPVVGNEQRSNAFWKRIADYFSASRKLAVYKFAGAYEAASRERTSGQNENDVLKVAHEIFFAYHKTKFSLELAWKELRNNQKWCALSTAKKEGSSKKRRCEDGSDSTSYKATEEDSALDDEGTRRTPGVKAAKKGSNERLSKKTVDDGKELAQFETMWSLKKQDLVVKERLSKMKLLDSLIAKKDSLADYEEALKKKLIHELMSN, encoded by the exons ATGATATCTTCTCGTCTCTCTGTCTCTCTCCTCGACGACTCCGCGATGAATCTCTCGGCGTCTCGCGGTGTCGATCCCCTCGAGGATCGTGGAACAAGCCATCTCTCTCTCTCGACGGCTCACCTCTCTCAGGGCCCGAGCTCTCCTCTACGAAATCAAAAGCAAG ATGGACTGAGCAAGAGACGAAGGTTCGTCAAACAAGACGACTACAACGAAGGGTCTGTGATTCTCGTCTGCAATACAG ATAGCGTGTCACAATCTTCACCGCAAGTTCCCTTCACCGATGATTCAAACTTTTGTGAAGACAGTCAAGTAGGGCCGAAGGAAAGAAGGACTTGGACGCCTTCAGACGATGTGGTGCTCATCAGCTCATGGTTAAACACGAGCAAAGATCCCGTAGTAGGGAATGAGCAAAGGTCTAATGCTTTCTGGAAAAGAATAGCTGATTACTTCTCTGCTAGTCGAAAGCTTGCTG TATACAAGTTTGCTGGAGCATATGAGGCTGCATCGAGAGAGAGAACCAGTGGGCAAAATGAGAATGATGTTCTCAAAGTAGCCCACGAAATCTTCTTTGCTTACCATAAAACAAAGTTTTCTCTTGAGCTTGCTTGGAAAGAGTTGCGTAATAATCAGAAGTGGTGTGCCTTGTCTACTGCAAAAAAAGAAGGAAGCTCCAAGAAGAGACGTTGTGAGGATGGTTCAGACTCCACAAGCTACAAAGCAACCGAAGAAGATTCTGCTCTTGATGATGAAGGAACACGTCGAACCCCAGGAGTTAAGGCCGCGAAGAAAGGCAGCAATGAAAGGCTGTCTAAGAAGACAGTGGATGACGGGAAGGAGCTGGCTCAGTTTGAGACAATGTGGAGCCTCAAGAAGCAGGATTTAGTGGTGAAAGAAAGGCTGTCCAAGATGAAGTTACTGGACAGTCTCATTGCTAAAAAAGACTCTCTTGCGGATTATGAAGAAGCTTTGAAGAAGAAACTCATTCATGAGTTAATGTCAAATTAG
- the LOC106337813 gene encoding uncharacterized protein LOC106337813, which yields MGSLKSLVILALLFSLSLAVFADTSNDASTPKDEVKPSEATDAIGQHQPQAAEAETEANDVVVEPQQRVRCGCINGCCGICRYGRCSYCCPRPKSEEAVETEAIDANVVEPQQGGRCGCRYRCCRICHYGRCSYCCPRAQAEAEVVEPQRRSRCRYGCCGSYAYGQCSACCSKKMATEEAEKKEEAKSSINHNTPLGVLNHFFYY from the exons ATGGGAAGCCTCAAGTCTCTGGTTATCTTGGCTTTGCTTTTTTCCCTCTCTCTCGCTGTTTTTGCCGACACATCCAACGATGCTTCTACAC CTAAAGATGAAGTGAAGCCAAGTGAAGCGACCGATGCCATAGGGCAACATCAACCCCAGGCTGCGGAGGCCGAAACCGAGGCCAACGATGTTGTTGTTGAACCTCAGCAGCGGGTCCGTTGTGGCTGTATAAACGGATGTTGCGGAATCTGCCGTTATGGACGGTGCAGCTACTGTTGTCCCAGACCAAAATCCGAGGAGGCCGTGGAAACCGAAGCTATTGATGCCAACGTTGTTGAACCTCAGCAAGGGGGCCGTTGTGGCTGTAGATACAGATGTTGCAGAATCTGCCATTATGGACGGTGCAGCTACTGTTGCCCACGTGCTCAAGCGGAGGCTGAAGTTGTTGAGCCCCAACGACGTAGCAGATGTAGGTACGGTTGCTGCGGAAGCTACGCTTATGGGCAGTGCAGTGCTTGTTGTTCCAAGAAGATGGCTACTGAAGAAGCGGAGAAAAAGGAAGAAGCTAAGAGCAGCATTAACCACAACACCCCATTAGGGGTGCTTAATCACTTTTTTTATTATTAA
- the LOC106340715 gene encoding uncharacterized protein LOC106340715 produces the protein MGRLKSLVILALLFSLSFAVFADSSKDASTHAKDEVKPSEATDAQAAEAVAKDVVAEPQQGWRGGCRYGCCGGWFFGRCNYCCRSPQAEETVETEAVEANVVEPQQGGRGGCRYGCCGSWRYGRCSYCCRSPQAEETVETVETEAVDANVVEPQQGGRCGCRYRCCGICRYGRCSYCCRSPQAEETVETVETEAVDANVVEPQQGGRCGCRYRCCGICRYGRCSYCCRSPQAETVETEAVDANVVEPQQGGRGGCRYGCCGSWRYGRCSYCCRSPQTETVETEAVDANVVEPQQGGRGGCRYGCCGSWRYGRCSYCCRGAQAESEGQKKEEAKP, from the exons ATGGGAAGGCTCAAGTCTCTGGTTATCTTGGCTTTGCTTTTTTCCCTCTCTTTCGCTGTTTTTGCCGACTCATCCAAGGATGCTTCTACACATG CTAAGGATGAAGTGAAGCCAAGTGAAGCGACCGATGCCCAGGCTGCGGAGGCCGTGGCCAAAGATGTTGTTGCAGAGCCCCAGCAAGGATGGCGTGGTGGTTGTAGGTACGGATGTTGCGGTGGCTGGTTTTTTGGACGGTGCAACTACTGTTGTCGTAGTCCACAAGCCGAGGAGACCGTGGAAACTGAAGCTGTTGAGGCCAACGTTGTTGAACCTCAGCAGGGGGGTCGTGGTGGCTGTAGATATGGATGTTGCGGATCCTGGCGTTATGGACGGTGCAGCTACTGTTGTCGCAGTCCACAAGCCGAGGAAACCGTGGAAACCGTGGAAACCGAAGCTGTTGATGCCAACGTTGTTGAACCTCAGCAAGGGGGCCGTTGTGGCTGTAGATACAGATGTTGCGGAATCTGCCGTTATGGACGGTGCAGCTACTGTTGTCGCAGTCCACAAGCCGAGGAAACCGTGGAAACCGTGGAAACCGAAGCTGTTGATGCCAACGTTGTTGAACCTCAGCAAGGGGGCCGTTGTGGCTGTAGATACAGATGTTGCGGAATCTGCCGTTATGGACGGTGCAGCTACTGTTGTCGCAGTCCACAAGCCGAGACCGTGGAAACCGAAGCTGTTGATGCCAACGTTGTAGAACCTCAACAGGGGGGTCGTGGTGGCTGTAGATACGGATGTTGCGGATCCTGGCGTTATGGAAGGTGCAGCTACTGTTGTCGCAGTCCACAAACCGAGACCGTGGAAACCGAAGCTGTTGATGCCAACGTTGTTGAACCTCAGCAGGGGGGTCGTGGTGGCTGTAGATACGGATGTTGCGGATCCTGGCGTTATGGACGGTGCAGCTACTGTTGCCGAGGTGCTCAAGCGGAGTCTGAAGGGCAGAAAAAGGAAGAAGCTAAGCCATGA
- the LOC106340336 gene encoding protein STRICTOSIDINE SYNTHASE-LIKE 2-like: MMKLFFVLAISFALLLSLFDSSGESPKHGESMFTVHFPDFHLIPTTGALGPESFAFDFYGDGPFTGLSDGRIVKWTANESRWMDFAVTTPTREGCEGPHEHQRTEHECGRPLGLAFEKSTGDLYIADAYMGLLKVGRDGGLANQVSTRQLDKPLRFTNAVEIDPRTGVVYFTDSSSVYQRRNYIGAIMSGDRTGRLMKYDPNTNQVTTLLSNLAFANGVVMSQNGDYLLVAETATSRVLRYWLNDRSVSKSHEKYEIFAEGLPGFPDNIKRCPRGGFWVGLNTKHSKLTKFAMSNAWLGRAALGLPVDWMKVHSYWAKYKGNGMAVRLSEGSGVISEVFEGTIGNKWISISEVEERDGTLWVGSVNTPYTGVYKI, encoded by the exons ATGATGAAACTCTTCTTTGTGTTGGCGATATCATTTGCCCTTCTCTTAAGCCTCTTCGATTCTTCTGGCGAGAGTCCAAAACATGGAGAGTCAATGTTCACAGTTCATTTCCCTGACTTCCATCTGATTCCTACCACCGGCGCTTTGGGACCGGAGAGTTTCGCCTTCGATTTCTACGGCGACGGTCCATTCACCGGTTTATCTGATGGTCGAATTGTTAAGTGGACAGCTAATGAGAGTCGTTGGATGGATTTCGCCGTCACCACTCCAACAAG AGAAGGTTGCGAGGGACCGCACGAGCACCAACGAACGGAACATGAGTGTGGTCGACCATTGGGCCTGGCCTTTGAAAAATCCACTGGTGATCTTTATATTGCCGATGCTTATATGGGACTTCTTAAAGTTGGTCGAGATGGTGGTTTAGCCAATCAAGTATCTACACGTCAGCTGGATAAGCCCCTTAGGTTTACCAACGCTGTGGAAATAGATCCACGGACTGGAGTTGTCTACTTCACTGATAGTAGTTCGGTTTATCAACGAAG GAATTATATAGGTGCAATAATGAGTGGGGACAGAACCGGTAGATTGATGAAATACGATCCAAATACGAACCAAGTGACAACTCTTCTAAGCAACCTTGCGTTCGCAAACGGCGTTGTTATGAGCCAAAACGGGGATTACCTTCTCGTGGCAGAGACTGCCACATCTCGAGTCCTACGCTACTGGCTCAACGACAGGTCGGTTTCTAAATCTCACGAGAAGTATGAGATTTTCGCGGAGGGGCTCCCTGGGTTCCCCGACAACATAAAGAGGTGTCCACGTGGTGGATTTTGGGTAGGCCTGAATACAAAACACTCAAAGCTGACAAAGTTCGCCATGTCGAATGCCTGGCTAGGACGCGCCGCTTTGGGCTTGCCGGTGGACTGGATGAAAGTTCATTCGTATTGGGCTAAGTACAAAGGGAACGGGATGGCCGTGAGGTTGAGCGAAGGTAGTGGCGTAATATCGGAGGTTTTCGAGGGTACAATTGGAAATAAGTGGATCTCTATAAGTGAGGTGGAGGAGCGTGATGGAACTCTATGGGTTGGATCGGTGAATACTCCCTACACTGGAGTGTATAAAATCTAA
- the LOC106337339 gene encoding protein STRICTOSIDINE SYNTHASE-LIKE 1-like translates to MPISRKFRTWAVVTAVIAVLVVFVGPSIIGPESIVGSKNVLTKATMIPLPVDGPESLDWDPQGEGPYVGVTDGSILKWRGADLSWVKFAYSTPDRGNCSRHKVEPACGRPLGLSFEKKSGDLYFCDGYLGVMKVGPNGGLAEKVVDEVEGQKIMFANQMDIDEEDDAIYFNDSSDTYHFGDVFYAFLCGEKTGRAIRYDKKTKEAKVIMDGLHFPNGLAISKDGSFVLSCEVPTQLVHRYWVKGPKAGTRDIFAKLPGYADNIRRTETGDFWVALHSKKTPFSRLSLMHPWIGKFFMKTLNMDLLVFLFEGGKPHAGAVKLCGKTGEVMEVLEDSEGKNMKFVSEVQERDGKLWFGSVFLPSVWVLDRQ, encoded by the exons ATGCCAATAAGCCGGAAATTTCGGACATGGGCCGTTGTTACGGCAGTTATAGCCGTCCTGGTCGTCTTCGTCGGGCCATCCATCATCGGACCGGAGAGTATAGTGGGCTCGAAGAACGTCCTAACCAAGGCGACGATGATCCCGCTTCCCGTTGATGGACCGGAGAGCCTGGACTGGGACCCACAAGGGGAAGGCCCATACGTCGGCGTCACCGATGGTAGCATACTCAAATGGCGCGGTGCGGATCTTAGCTGGGTCAAATTCGCCTACTCAACTCCCGACAG AGGGAACTGTTCGAGACATAAGGTGGAACCTGCGTGTGGAAGGCCTTTAGGCCTGAGCTTCGAAAAAAAATCGGGAGATTTGTACTTTTGTGACGGTTACTTAGGGGTAATGAAAGTTGGGCCTAACGGAGGATTGGCCGAGAAGGTCGTGGACGAGGTAGAAGGTCAGAAAATTATGTTTGCGAATCAAATGGATATAGACGAAGAAGACGATGCTATTTACTTCAATGATAGCAGCGACACCTACCACTTTGG GGACGTCTTCTACGCCTTTCTGTGTGGCGAAAAGACGGGAAGAGCGATTCGATATGACAAGAAGACAAAAGAGGCCAAAGTTATAATGGACGGTCTACATTTCCCTAATGGTCTTGCCATAAGCAAAGATGGTTCGTTCGTGCTTTCCTGTGAGGTTCCAACGCAACTTGTTCATCGATATTGGGTCAAAGGACCTAAAGCAGGGACCCGCGACATATTCGCTAAGCTCCCGGGTTACGCTGATAACATCAGGAGGACCGAGACAGGGGATTTTTGGGTTGCCTTGCATTCTAAGAAAACTCCGTTTTCTCGGCTTTCTTTGATGCATCCGTGGATTGGGAAGTTTTTCATGAAAACGTTGAATATGGACCTGTTGGTTTTTCTATTTGAAGGAGGAAAGCCTCATGCAGGTGCCGTGAAGCTCTGCGGCAAGACCGGTGAGGTTATGGAGGTTCTTGAGGATAGTGAAGGGAAGAATATGAAATTCGTAAGTGAGGTTCAAGAGAGAGATGGTAAGCTCTGGTTTGGGTCTGTGTTTCTGCCTTCTGTTTGGGTTCTCGATCGTCAGTGA